The stretch of DNA TATTTTCCTTTTTCTTCATAAGGAACTCCCTAAAATTTTGCACATGCAATAAAAAAGATATATATACTTAGAAATGTAGAACATTCATTATCGATTGTCTAAAATTAATTCCAAAAAGGACTGAAGAATGATGCAATCAAAAGTAATTACAACTGAAGAGAATTTACAAAAAGCCTTTGCAATCAGGAAAGAAGTATTTGTTCACGAACAGGGCGTTCCGTTAGAAGAGGAATTTGACAGTTTTGATACATTGAATGGACCATGTGAACACATATTAGTCTATTATGATGGAAAAGCCGTTGGAACGGGAAGATTACGAGTGACGGATGACTTTGGAAAACTAGAAAGGATTTGCATTTTAGAGCATTATCGTAAATTCGGGCTTGGAAAAGGAATTATTGAAGCTTTGGAAAAAATCGCAGCACAAAAGGGATTGGCCCGCGTTAAATTACATGGGCAGACGCAGGCCGAGGGCTTTTAT from Bacillus sp. OxB-1 encodes:
- a CDS encoding GNAT family N-acetyltransferase, translated to MQSKVITTEENLQKAFAIRKEVFVHEQGVPLEEEFDSFDTLNGPCEHILVYYDGKAVGTGRLRVTDDFGKLERICILEHYRKFGLGKGIIEALEKIAAQKGLARVKLHGQTQAEGFYHKLGYLTSSTVFMEAGIPHILMQKELITKLEEVE